One part of the Eucalyptus grandis isolate ANBG69807.140 chromosome 10, ASM1654582v1, whole genome shotgun sequence genome encodes these proteins:
- the LOC120289231 gene encoding uncharacterized protein LOC120289231 yields the protein MAASGDGAACVDGVEKLVSARKSLILSLEKSKALSSKLEKTGPRLAEINQRLPSLEAAVRPIRANKDTLDAVGGHINRAVGPAAAVLKVFDAVHGLEKMLLSDPRNDLPGYSSVLKRLEEALRFLGDNCGLAIQWLEDIVEYLEDNTVADKGYISSLNKLLQSLRELQSDGGRAHLDGGLLDAALDILES from the coding sequence ATGGCTGCATCTGGGGATGGTGCTGCTTGTGTCGATGGCGTCGAGAAGCTGGTTTCCGCGAGGAAGTCGTTGATCCTGAGCTTGGAGAAGTCGAAAGCCCTGAGCTCGAAGCTGGAGAAAACGGGCCCGAGATTGGCCGAGATCAACCAGAGGTTGCCCTCCTTGGAGGCTGCCGTCCGGCCTATCCGCGCCAATAAGGACACCCTTGACGCTGTGGGTGGGCACATTAACCGTGCGGTCGGCCCCGCCGCGGCGGTGCTCAAGGTTTTCGATGCGGTTCATGGACTCGAGAAGATGCTGTTGTCAGATCCGCGCAATGATTTGCCCGGGTACTCGTCAGTGTTGAAGCGACTCGAGGAGGCATTGAGATTTTTGGGGGATAATTGTGGATTGGCAATCCAGTGGCTGGAGGATATAGTGGAGTATCTGGAGGATAATACTGTGGCAGATAAAGGGTACATTTCAAGTCTGAATAAATTATTGCAGAGTCTTAGGGAATTGCAGAGCGATGGTGGAAGAGCACATCTTGATGGTGGGCTCCTCGATGCGGCATTGGATATACTGGAAAGTTAG